From Streptomyces yatensis, one genomic window encodes:
- a CDS encoding restriction endonuclease, whose product MVFEEDGSLDPLLKFLLYIVLTLTAAKMLWEWLTEDVSRWITVDLWGLIADHPWWTGLIVASGLSVLLLLGRLLSFLLDAGIYANPEDTFVDPSDDSADPDVLTFKMKQLSAMSATGFEQACADLLVRDGFRGPRRVGGAGDLGVDVTARDGEDRLLILQCKQYQNPVGSGHVQKFNGTARLHHGADLPIMIALNSFTQPAVDFAQHHQLILMGRPELKKWAHGQHLYEVLGIQSTTQ is encoded by the coding sequence GTGGTGTTCGAAGAAGACGGGTCGCTCGACCCGCTGCTGAAGTTCCTGCTGTACATAGTCCTTACGCTGACCGCGGCCAAGATGCTCTGGGAATGGCTCACTGAGGACGTCAGTCGGTGGATCACCGTTGACCTGTGGGGCCTGATAGCCGATCACCCGTGGTGGACCGGGCTCATCGTCGCCAGCGGACTGTCCGTGCTTCTCCTGCTCGGCAGGCTCCTGTCATTCCTGCTCGACGCCGGCATCTACGCCAACCCGGAGGACACGTTCGTCGATCCGTCTGACGATTCGGCCGACCCTGATGTGCTGACATTCAAGATGAAGCAGCTCTCCGCGATGAGTGCGACGGGCTTTGAGCAGGCATGCGCCGATCTTCTGGTCCGGGACGGATTCCGGGGCCCGCGGCGGGTCGGCGGCGCCGGGGACCTCGGCGTGGACGTCACCGCCCGTGATGGCGAAGACCGTCTCCTGATACTGCAGTGCAAGCAGTACCAGAACCCAGTCGGATCAGGACACGTGCAGAAGTTCAACGGGACGGCCCGCCTGCACCACGGAGCCGACCTCCCCATCATGATCGCACTGAACAGCTTCACCCAGCCGGCAGTCGACTTCGCCCAGCACCACCAGCTCATCCTCATGGGCCGCCCGGAACTGAAGAAATGGGCCCACGGTCAGCACCTCTACGAGGTCCTCGGCATTCAGAGCACGACACAGTGA
- a CDS encoding restriction endonuclease translates to MARRRLRLRKPRGTGENIAAAVVALAAMTLLFQMALAAQSAVVRGWPFLLILAAGGLIYGLWRLFRSARARRARSDMLARLRITLADIDAMNDKEFEIALRDLLIRDGWSARRVGGKGDQAADVIGDHPQRGRIVVQAKHTRVGGKVGSSVMYAVKGTAGPVHRADHAVVVTNGAFTRDAMAWGDRHGVHWADREKLQRWAENGTALHELLKVSARSRPNRFRRAA, encoded by the coding sequence ATGGCCCGGCGCCGACTACGGCTGCGCAAGCCCCGCGGCACCGGCGAGAACATCGCGGCCGCAGTCGTCGCTCTGGCCGCGATGACCTTGCTGTTCCAGATGGCCCTCGCGGCACAGAGCGCGGTGGTCCGAGGGTGGCCGTTCCTCCTCATTCTGGCTGCCGGTGGTCTCATCTACGGGCTCTGGCGGCTGTTCCGCTCGGCCCGGGCACGGCGGGCCCGGTCCGACATGCTGGCACGTTTGCGGATCACGCTGGCGGATATCGACGCCATGAACGACAAGGAGTTCGAGATCGCACTGCGGGACCTGCTCATCCGCGACGGGTGGTCGGCCCGCAGGGTCGGTGGGAAGGGAGACCAGGCCGCCGACGTCATCGGCGATCACCCACAGCGCGGTCGGATCGTCGTGCAAGCCAAGCACACCCGCGTCGGCGGGAAGGTGGGGTCATCGGTGATGTACGCGGTGAAGGGGACGGCCGGGCCGGTCCATAGGGCCGATCATGCTGTCGTCGTCACCAACGGTGCCTTCACCCGGGATGCCATGGCGTGGGGTGACCGGCATGGCGTCCACTGGGCCGACCGGGAGAAGCTGCAGCGCTGGGCCGAGAACGGCACCGCCCTACACGAACTTCTCAAAGTCTCCGCGCGCTCCCGCCCGAACCGGTTCAGGCGCGCAGCCTGA
- a CDS encoding DUF262 domain-containing protein, translating into MGVDEIKSQGFSLKELFRDVAYQVDYYQRDYTWGEEEVRTLLRDLCTSFSHWSNDPALIRRPGNAPQYFLGPFVYYEQSKNRRCLVDGQQRFVTLHLLFLQLRARVRDHGDARRVDRLNRAITTDGAHFSIGISDHEPVLRAIDEGRVYETGLGDSLSRRNLWARSQQIEAQLAEELDADKLDRFTDWLLDRVVLVGIRAANQDHGYRMFETMNDRGARLTAVDLLKSHLLANVGTGEDQLNTRWQEMLRELATDREDPGAASRFIKATLLARYARPDHAEDRRQIDANLNVWVRQNAKYLGLVPDRPENFLDFVQSLLETARLFRPILAASRALKKDGDRLEAVLFNERNGLGEQTVAILAAIRPTDRPSQAKDKGRLVAAYIDRWYALQVLQDLPVQAPEIAELVHGRLVPVLRECRTPADVAAALGQLALLDGALLPEASTLGLRGNNSHQIRYLLARATAYVEESCERPNDVLAYLDRTQFHIEHLWANHPSRVEKEIPDPVVFRSLRNQLGGLGLLEGRENSSINDMPLHDKAPLYARSNILLGIISPGYNRRNPILRDFIKTHQLDKLLRSFGPKEAMTPIIQTRQQLYLHLFDLIWNPEQLGFPTPTPQDAPQPDQNPVPQSRATPARRKTGRRRTDVAKMLDAHILTAGTRIVLTHRSVDHWATINEEGGIVLNATGGTPYGRVDEAGAVVRGTKTCQGMKEWHIEDETGERLSLRTLRDQAVAAGRM; encoded by the coding sequence ATGGGCGTCGACGAGATCAAGTCCCAGGGCTTCAGCCTGAAGGAGCTGTTCCGCGACGTCGCTTACCAAGTCGACTACTACCAGCGCGATTACACCTGGGGTGAGGAAGAAGTCCGGACACTGCTGCGGGACTTATGCACGTCCTTCTCGCACTGGTCGAACGATCCGGCGCTCATCCGCCGGCCGGGCAACGCGCCGCAGTACTTCCTGGGCCCGTTCGTCTACTACGAGCAGTCCAAGAACCGGCGCTGCCTGGTGGACGGCCAGCAACGGTTCGTGACGCTCCACCTGCTCTTTCTCCAGCTGCGGGCTCGCGTCAGGGATCACGGTGACGCGCGGCGTGTCGACCGGCTGAACAGGGCGATCACCACCGACGGCGCCCACTTCTCCATCGGGATCAGTGATCACGAGCCGGTGCTGCGTGCCATCGACGAGGGCCGTGTGTACGAGACCGGGCTCGGAGACTCTCTGTCCCGCCGGAACCTGTGGGCCCGCAGCCAGCAGATCGAAGCCCAGCTGGCGGAGGAACTCGACGCGGACAAGCTCGACCGGTTCACCGACTGGCTCCTGGACCGGGTGGTGCTGGTCGGCATCCGGGCGGCCAACCAGGACCACGGCTACCGCATGTTCGAGACGATGAACGACCGCGGTGCCCGGCTCACCGCCGTCGATCTTCTCAAAAGCCACCTGCTGGCCAACGTCGGGACCGGCGAGGACCAGCTGAACACCCGCTGGCAGGAGATGCTGCGAGAGCTGGCCACCGACCGTGAAGACCCAGGCGCGGCCTCACGCTTTATCAAAGCAACGCTGCTGGCCCGCTACGCCCGCCCCGACCATGCCGAGGACCGCCGGCAGATCGACGCCAACCTCAACGTGTGGGTGCGGCAGAACGCAAAGTACCTGGGGCTGGTTCCCGATCGCCCCGAGAACTTCCTGGACTTCGTGCAGAGCCTGCTGGAGACGGCACGGCTCTTCAGACCTATCCTCGCCGCGAGCCGCGCACTGAAGAAGGACGGCGACAGGCTGGAGGCGGTGCTGTTCAACGAACGCAACGGGCTCGGCGAACAAACGGTCGCGATTCTCGCCGCCATCCGCCCCACCGACCGCCCATCCCAAGCGAAGGACAAAGGCCGCTTGGTGGCCGCCTACATCGACCGCTGGTACGCGCTGCAGGTACTACAGGATCTGCCCGTGCAGGCGCCCGAAATTGCCGAGCTTGTCCACGGTAGGCTCGTTCCGGTGCTGCGAGAGTGCCGTACCCCCGCCGACGTAGCCGCCGCACTGGGCCAACTCGCCCTCCTCGATGGCGCCTTGCTCCCCGAGGCATCGACTCTCGGATTGCGGGGCAACAACTCACACCAGATCAGGTACCTGCTGGCCCGCGCCACCGCCTACGTGGAGGAAAGCTGCGAGCGGCCCAACGATGTCCTGGCTTACCTCGACAGGACGCAATTTCATATCGAACATTTGTGGGCCAACCATCCGAGTCGCGTTGAAAAGGAAATCCCGGACCCGGTCGTCTTCCGAAGCCTCCGCAACCAACTGGGCGGTCTGGGACTGTTGGAGGGGAGGGAGAATTCGAGCATCAACGACATGCCGCTGCACGACAAAGCCCCCTTATATGCACGGAGCAACATCCTGCTCGGCATCATCTCGCCGGGATACAACCGCCGTAACCCAATCTTGCGCGACTTCATCAAGACGCACCAGCTGGACAAACTCCTCCGGTCGTTCGGGCCGAAAGAGGCAATGACACCCATCATCCAGACCCGACAGCAGCTCTACCTCCACCTCTTCGACCTCATCTGGAACCCCGAACAGCTCGGCTTCCCCACCCCGACACCGCAAGACGCCCCGCAACCCGACCAGAACCCTGTCCCACAGTCGCGTGCCACCCCGGCCCGACGTAAGACGGGACGCCGCCGTACGGACGTGGCGAAGATGCTCGACGCCCACATCCTCACAGCCGGAACTCGCATCGTCCTCACCCACCGGTCCGTCGACCACTGGGCAACGATCAACGAAGAAGGCGGCATCGTGCTCAACGCCACCGGAGGAACCCCCTACGGGCGAGTGGACGAAGCCGGCGCCGTCGTCCGAGGCACCAAAACCTGCCAGGGCATGAAGGAATGGCACATCGAGGACGAGACGGGTGAGCGACTCAGCCTGCGTACCCTGCGAGACCAGGCAGTGGCGGCCGGCCGCATGTAG